The genomic DNA ACTCTAGGCCCACAAAATTCCAAGCCAAACCTGAGGAGACTCCCCAGTGCGGGAGTCAGTAAACCTGTCAAAGGCCAGTGGCGATCTTATTAATACAGGGAAAGGAAGACTGTCTCTGGAGGGAAAGATCCAGTATCAAGTGTGACTTGAAAGGGGACATAAGCCACTCACTGGATATAGGCCTCATGATCACAACAGCCATGCTGGCTTGACAGAGCTACTCTACTGAGGATGAGGTGACGACCCGTGGGGCCCAACTGGGCATCATCCGTGTCTGGGGTGATGTGTCCTCAACCGCAGCCCAGTACTTACTTTGGGTCCGTGGGAAGTCCGGCCTGTGACCTTAGCTTGGGGCTGTGGCTCCTcgccttccttctctttctctttgctgcACTTCATTTTCTTGGATGGCAGAGTTTCAGTTCCCCCGTCAGTCACCCCCGAGTCTGGCTGCCATTTGTTCTTACAAGGAAAGGCGCCACCACTTTCTTGTTTCACTCGGGCCTGGCTGGTCTTACTCTGCACTTCAGCCTGGCTGTGCTGGGGAGCCACTGGGAGGCCATCGGCCCGGAAGCAGGTGGCTAGATTGAAGACGACATCACCGTCCACCTTCTCCATTTTTACCCGCCCCAGGtccacctggctccccagctgtgaGAGCTCTGTGCCGGAGCCCCTCTTGCTGCTTGGGACCACATCCAAGATGAGCTCCTTGGGGCGGTTGTCATGAGGTAGCAAAGGCAGCTCGGGCATCTTGCGAAGGTTCTGGGGAGTGGCCAGGACCAGCTCATGAGACATGTAGGTGGCCAGCACTTGGTTCTTGGGCTTGGTGTCTCCTGCCAGCTTCAAGCCACAGCCCCCCTGGAGGCCTTCCACTTTTGGACTGCTGTCAGGGCTGAGGTGGCTCTCGGATTCCTCAGGCCCCTGGTTCACTCTTCTGTCCCCAGTGTTGGGCTGGACGGACAGGGCCAGGGTCCCTGTCTGTGGGCTGAGAGTCAAGAGGACAGGGTTGACTTGTTCTTCATAAGGCTTGGCAGCAATCCGGCAAGTTTTGTTCTTTGTGCCAGTGTCCTGCTCTGGAGGGAAGGGACCCCCGGGTCTCGGCTGGCCCTCTGGAAGTCCATGCACCACTTCACTGGGGCCAAGAGACGACACATTAGAAAATTCAGAAACAACGCTGGTGGGCCTGGTGGGCACCCCCTGGCTGGGGGTCAGCTGCCCGGCACTGGAAATGCCAATGGAAAGCAGAGACGCTTGATGGTATGGTGACCAGCCAACGGGCAGGACCTGGGTGCTGGTGGGTTTCCCGTTGACTGAGCACCGTGGGTAGATATTTGCCGGCCCTGCAGGCTTCCATGGAGAGAGTTCCTTGGATTGGCACCCCGGCAGCCCGGGGGCAATGCGGGTTGGGGTGTAGCGTTTGACTGTGCTTGGCTGCCCGTCTGTGCCAGTCTGACTGCCCTTCTTGCTACAGGGTGCCGTGGTGCTCTTGGGCTCTCCTTGATCAATGATGGAGATGGGTTCTTGCTTGGGGAGGTGGCGCGGATCTCGGTTGAGGCCTAGATTGGGGTCTTTGTTGAGCAGAAGGGAGGCAGGCACAGGGTTAGCCACCCCCACGTAGGTGCCGGGGATGGTGCTAATGAGAGCCGTTGAGTTCTTCACCCAGGTGCTTGGGTCTCCATTCCGCACGATCTCGGGGAAGATGACGAGGGGGGATGAGGTGGAGCCCAGGCAGGAAGTGACGTTGCTGGCAGCAGCCTGGGTCGTGCGCTGGGACCTGGACAGGACAGTGGAGAGGAGGGCCTTGCTGCTGGTGTGCACGGGGGTCAGGACAGGCATGGGGGGTGTCTTGCGCTGGTTCGGCAATGGAAGTTTCTGGCGGTTGGACTTGGAGGAGAGGTCAAGGGGCATCTCGCTGCACTCGGGGGGAGAGGCCATCTCTCGCTCCAATTGGGGTGGCGACTTGAGGGGAGAGAAGGTGACTGAAGCGCCTTCTGCTTGCTGCTCAGGCCCCCCAGGCATCTTGGCGGGGTGTGATGGGGCCGAGCTCACAGTGGGGGCTGGCAGCagaggctggggaggagggagcacCTTGGCAGAGGTGGTGGACAGGGAGGCATCTGCCAAAGGCCCCGGGACCCCATCAGGagcaggctgggtgctggtgctgcTGGGCGGGGATGTGCAGGGAAGCCTGTTCACCTCCAAGGAGACCAGCTTAGAGTCAGAAGGCAGAGGCCGGGCCACAGAGAATGCATACGGGTAAGAGCGGAGCTCCGGGGAGGCCAGCACGCCGGGAAGACACCTGTCCTGCAGGTACGATGGCAGGACCGGGAGCGTGAGTGTGGAGGAGACCCCCAGGGTGGTGGGCAGTGTGGCCACACTGAGCGGCTGCCCACAGCTTGGAGGTGGGATGTAGACCAGCGGCTGGCTTGGAGTCAGCACGGTCCCGGGCTGGAAGGACAGGGGGACTTTCTGCATAGCTGGTGTCTGAGCTGCAGGAAAACACACTCGGCTCAAGCTGAAGGAGGCTGGGATGGGTGCAGAGGTGGGGATGGCGGTTGGCGTGGCAGCAGGCATGGGTGTGGGTGCTGGCGtgaagatgggggctggggtgggtgcTGGCACTGGTGTAGGTGCAAAGGCAGGGATAAGAGTGGGTGTGGATGGGGGGCCGGAGGATGGAGTCGGGGTGGGCATCGGCACAGATGGAGGGGCAGGAGCTGCTGGGGGGGTGGAGGCTGGCAGGGGAGCCAAAACAGGAGTAGGGAcgggtgcaaggaccagggtcggAGCTGTAGGGGGCACGGGAGCCTGGATCAGAGCCAAAGGAGGTGCTGACACAGGGGCTGGGAGGGGGGTCGGGGCTGGAGCCGGCAGGGACCCAGGGCCTGAGGGTGGAGCAGAAGCTGGCACGGGCACCAAGACAGAGGCTGAAACCGAAAGAGGGCTTGAATCAGAGAGGAGGGTGGGCactgacggtggtgctggagcCAGGGGGGCAGGGCCTGGCgccagaggaggggaaggagccagCCCGGAAGTGGCTACTTGAACAGGAACCAGCCCAGAATGTGGCACTGGGGTGGGGACGGACAGAGGGACTTGGAATGGGTCTGGAACAGATGGGGGCACTGAGGCTGAAccaggagctgggggacagaggggggCTGGCAGAGGGCTGAAGTTAGTGGTGACCAGAGGCAGGGTGCCCTCCACAGAGACTCCACTTCCCAGAGTTGCCAAAATGAAAGTATTCTTCTCCCCAGCACTGTGCCGCGAGTCCAAAGCCTTCACCCCGGCCGAGGAGCAGTCCACTTGCGAGTTCATCTGGGTGCTGAGCGGAGTCCAGGAAGCGTCGGCCCTGCTGTCACTGGCCTCAGTACTGTCAGCAACAGGAAGCCCGTCTCCTGGGCTGCTCAGTGCCACCAAAAGGCCCTCGGCCTCGCCCACATTCCCAGCATAGTCCATCTGGGGCTGGGGGTCATTGGGCTTGTCTTCTGACTTGTGCCCAAGTTTTTCGGTTGCACTGCCATCTGGGTCTGCCCCCCGGGCACCGATGCCACTCCCAACTGCTGTGAGCTCCACCTGCAATGACAGAAAGACATGCCTGTCTTAGGCAGCTGGTCAGCCTCTCTCAGGAGAAGCGAAGGGCAGGGATCAGTTTCAGTGCCATCTATGGCAACTCCTACGAACTACCAGGTCCATGGCAGCAGGCTAGGTGCATTGTCTGGATGGCTCAGCGCTGCCCCCTTGGCAGGTGGTTTGTGGCATGTGTGACCACCACTTACCTTGGAAAAACTGCTGCTGACACAAAACTCCTGAGATCCAAAGTGCTGGCGGTCACCTGTCGTGGACTCCTCATCAGAAAGAGGTGCTCTTCTAGTATGGGAGACACATCAGGGAGAGAGACGTGAAGCTCATCCCCGGGGCCACCACCACCTCCCTTGTCCCTAGCTACTGCCCCCTACCCATGCTTGCCTTGGTGCCCATAAAACCTGCCTCTTTTACTTTCCTTTGGTCTTTGGAGGAAATCCCAAggaactgggggtggggaaggggagtcATAGACAGGAATCTCCATGCCCGGCTATGAAAGTTCCAGAAAAGGAGGTTTTGTGCTACTGGCAGTCCCTTCTGAACTATTTATTCTGTCTTCTAGAACTTCCACCAAGAGTATGGCAAAAATGCCGACACCTTTGCCTCGTCCCTTGGCATCCCACTCATCTCTTCCATGCAACCTGATTCTAAGTCAGTAAGAGAAGCTGAGTGGTCCAGCAGCTGGCCCAGTGGTCAAAGCTCTGGATTtctaagcacgaggtcctgagttccatccctggcattgcatgtgtcagactgatgctctggtacttcctctctcctatctctctctctaatatcaATATTAGCAAATActgataaattaattaatttaaaaaatgacagggctgggagataatggtctgtaaaaagactctcatgactcATGCACCAAAGgtacccgggttcaatccctagcaccaccagaagccagagctgagtggtgctctggtaaaaaataaaaataaaaaattatgtcaGTTTGAGAGGTGGCTAAAGCAttagactcccaagcatgaggtcatgaattAGGTCCCTGGGACTGCAGATGCcaaggtgatgctctggttctcttgtcCTCCCCTCGTTAATAAGTAAGCaaaatataaatgtttttaaaggtaATTgttaaaagaagaggaggaagaaaagcaaaATGTTGGCTAGAGGTACCATTAGCATGATTCTTTGAGAAAATAAGCACCTTcttgggccaggtagtggtgcacctggttaagtgcacacattacagtgtgcaaggacccaggttcaagccctggttcccacctgcagggagaagccttcataaggggtgaagcagagatgcaggtatctctctcactctctctctttccctctctacctcctccctcctctctcaattcaataataaataatatataatttaagaaaatttgcagtaaataaaaaaatctttaaaaagaaaagaaacacttccACTGTTCTTCATGTTCTGAGTGGGAGTCACCTAGTGCCCAGCCAGCCTTGCCGGGAACAGGTCCACGCCCATTGGTACATACAGTGGCCCTCACCACCAGGAACCCCTTCTTCCTCCCATTCTAGGGTGCCCCTGAGCTCCGGCCCCCAACTTCCCCCTTAGCTTTCTATCCTTGCTTGTATCCTACACCCCGTCTTTGATCTCCCAGCAACACACAAAGGAAAGTACCTCCAAAGGCCACAGACCCCAAATTCAAATTGGCAGACAGCAGAGAGATAGGTTCACGGTCACAGAGCCAAGTCCCATAGGAGGGAGACTCAACTGCAGCCCCTGGCCTGCTCAGAAAGTCTCCATCTATGGAGTAAGATATCTTAGAGAAAAATGGTGTCCTGaagaccacccccccaaaaaaaaaaaaaaagcagactggGAGGTTGGAGAGAGAGGACAAACAGTAGAAGTTTGTtatttgattcccagcattgtCTATGCCTgagtggttttctctctctctctctctctctctctctctctctctctctctctctctctctctcctcatttgttttctctctctcgtctttctcattaatagataaataaatcttaagagatAAAAGGCAGCTTGCTGGCAGAAGCGAGAGAGCTCCAGTACTAGAAGTGACTGGCGGTGACAAATTGAATGTGTAAATGGTGGTAAGTAAGGGCTGTGAATAAGGGGTAATGGAGGGGCACCAaggggaggcaggggtgggggtgaggctgAGGGTAGGAAAGGGGAACATGTTTCACTTCtgagaaacaaagacaaaaaatctATGCCCAACCTTGGACCAAGGGAGAGGTGGAGAAGGGGAAGGACTGTGGTGTGCTGAAAGCAGGGAGAAGGAGTTGGAGAACAAGAGGGCAAGCGCATGTGAGGAAacctcagagcatcactctgcacatgggatgccagggattgaactcaagacctcacgctTAGGAGTCCAGAGTCTAATCCACTGGGCCAACTCCCAGCCCATTCTTTCCATACTTTCTCAAACAAAGGGGAGCTAACGAACAATCTGTTCACTCTCCTTGGCTAGGCTGTCTGCTCTGCACAAACAGACTAGGATAGCAGAAACCTTGCTCTCCAAGGCGCCCAGCAAAAAACAGCCGGCCCAGAGACTCCAGGCAGCATCGAGGATAGGGATGTGCAAGGCTCAGCACACACTCCACTGCTGCTCCTTTTAGAGAGTGTGGGATCAGGAATAGTTTACAGGGGAGAAGGTTGGGGGGCAGTTGGGTGAGACTGGCAGGGTTAAGAGAGGACAAGTGGTGGGGTGCTTCCAGAGGTCAAGCAGGCTTTCATCAGGACTGGAAATCAaccctgctgtttttttttctttcccccaacATAGACGGACCTGGACAAGTTAAGCTCAAGGCTCTGTAGAACTTAATGCAGCgagttggtcggtagcacagtgggttaagcacaggtcgcacaaagcacaaggaccagtgtaaggatcccagtttgatcccccagttccccacctgcaggggagtcgcttcatgggcagtgaagcaggtctgcaggtgtctatctttctctccccctctctgtcttcccctcccctctccatttctctctgtcctatccaacaatgacaacatcagtaacaacaataataaaacaagggcaacaaaagggaataaatattaaaaaaaaaagaacagaacttaaTGCAGAAGCAGCATATCTGTTTGAGACCATTATCCTAAttattgtttgtatttattttttaaaaaagctttatttttattttgataggacagagagaaagtgagagtagaatagggagacagagaaggaaaaagagagacacagaaccacttcaccgcttatgaagcatcccccctgcaggtggggaccagagactatcctgatttttaaaaaaatatttatttattcccttttgttgcccttgttgttttattgtagttattgatgtcgttgttggataggacagcgagaaatggagagaggaggggaagacagaaaggagagagagacagacacctgcagacctgcttcaccacttgtgaagtgactccccagcaggtgggaagccaggggctggaactgggatccttaatgctggtcattgcgctttgcattacatgcgcttaaccctctgcactactgcccaactcccactatcCTGATTTTTAAGGGGCAGCAATGCCACTAATGTGGACATTATGTCAGCTCCTGCTGGACCCTGACTGTGACATGCACCTAgcttccctgcccctgaagtcTTTTTCCACCTCAAGTCCCACCATAGCCAAAGACTATCTTCTTTCCACCAAAGGTCTTTCCCAAGCATACCTTAAAGGAAACACCAACCTTCACTTCATGTTCCTACAAATCCCTAATGCCCCAGTTCAAATGCCACTGactccaggaagccttccatgATTTACAGTAGGTTTGTGACTCTTATATGTGCATTTACACAAGAACTATATCCACTACTATACAGCACTCACTGCCAATGCCATGTGACCACTGAACTGCTTTCATTGGGTTTAATAAATGTGTGTGAACACATTAAAATGTACAAGgccctggggttcaagtccctagtcccttcCCGAAGGGGgattaagcttcatgagtggagcagtgctataggcatctctctctgtctctctctctctgtctctgtctctctctctctctctcacacacacacacacacaaaatctccatttcccctctcaatttctctctgtcttatcacaattaaagaaagggagagggaaagaaaataagtaaaagataaatGTGTGcacaataaaagaataaatgggtacgaggaaagaaaacagaaaatgagcTAGAAGCTGGATTAGTCAGTCACTTTGTATCAGCAGAAAGCCCCAGTTCCTGAGACCAAGGAGATGGGGCAATGGATGGGGTGTTGGACTGGCAAGcatgaggaccaaggttcaatccctggcaatgtgtcagaatgatgttctggctctctctctctctctcatctctgtcttctctaattaagacaaataaataaaatattttttaaaaaggcaggaaGTCCCAGTCTCCATACCTCAATAGTCAACTACAGCTGAAAGAGCCGGGCAAGGAGTACAAATGTGACTTTAAAAGTGACCCACTGGTGCCGCTTCAGACCCCACATATATAAGTTCTACATTTCCCAAAGGGCTGAGGAAGATGACTTTTAAATAGTGGGAGAATACATTTTGGGAGTCACTGGCAGTACAGCCTAGATTGTCACGGGGAGCAACAATAAAGGGTAGATGAGATCTGAAGTGACAATGCTTCAACGGTCACTCTGACCGCCAGGCATAGTTGGTCATTTAACATCCCAAGGATGTccattaaaagggaaaaatcagGTTCTGGGCCCATTTCCTGATCCTTTCTCAGTAAGAATTTAGAACAGAGACTGAACCAAGGCAACTTatccatctttttgtttgtttgtttgttttgtttttgaaggcTCTAGTCCAGGACTCTGCATTAAAGTCTCAAATACTTGTAACTAGTTGCCAATGAATATGTACATACTACTGCCCCATATTCTCCTGACCATTTCTGAGTCATTATCTAAGGACATAGCTCCAAcataaagggaaatatctttagTGCTCAGCTTTTGAGAAGGATTCTATTCTATCTCGTATTCTTCAGTCTtgatttttctattctcctagtaAATTCCTGTTTAGTCCATCGCTAACACATTCCCAGATGTAAAGGACATTAAGCTGTCAGCTTCTTATggcttaagaaaataataatgggGGTCAGGGGTGGTCCATCTGGTTAAGCAACATTTTACtcagcacaaggactcaggttcaagcccacgttgcccacctgtaggggggaagcttcacaagtggtgaagcagtgctgcaggtgcccttctcccttcctttctacccccctccttttcaatctctctctgtcctattgaacaaataataaataaatataaaataaattctaaactaaaaaaagaaaatgataataaaaaggtCTATTCTAACCTGATCAGAGTAACTCCAGACAAGCACATACTTCTCCAGATTGGAACAGAACAAAGTAGAGGGGGCAGGtaatggtgcactcagttgaacaAATGCATTATCAtgcaaaagacccaggttcaagcccctggttcccacttttgAAATTAGGATAAGTTATCCACCAAATAAAAATCTTAGatcacctaaaaaaaaaacataaataaatccaagttaaaaactaaaacaaggggccagccagtgggacacttagttaagtgcatatataccatgcacaaggtcatgggttcaagcccctgctccccacctgcagagggaaaacttcatgagtggtgaagcagcactacaggtatttctctctccctcagccctctcaatttctctgtcttatcaaattaaataactaaaagaaCAAAGTAGATAGTGCCCAttcatataaacacacacacacacacacacacacacacacacacacacacacacacacacacacacacataccaaacACACACCCTTTCATGATTTACCCAAGGCAACACCAGAATGCCACCTCGTTCTGTGTCCCTGATGATTAATCTGACTTAAACAGTCCATGTATTGAAACAACAGCTAACCACTAGCAAGCAGGGAGGAGTTGTGCCCTTCCCAGAAAGGGGGGAAGGCAATGCAACTATCACACACAGCACGTTAGCCAAAAGTGCTGAGAGTCAAGGAGCAAATCCAAAGGCCAGTTGGAAGaaggggaaaacacacacacacacacacacacacacaccccaacaacaacaacaacccaatAACCCCACACAGAAAAATGATAGGCCTCACCAACTCTCCATTTCAGTGTGAGAGGGACATTAAACAGACAGTTTGGTCCCCTTTTTGATGGCTCTTAAGAATCTCACTTCGAGTCATCATTAGCCTCGTGAGGCAGGAAAGCGCTGATCACCCGAATACCCACTAGCAGTTTTCAATATAAAGCTGAATGCTAGGACCAAAAATATCTTCCACCACGTCTCCTTGAGCACTGAACTTGGATtgcagcaaacacacacacacacacacacacacacacacacacacacacacacacctgccatcgTCTGAGCTTCCCCTTATGGCAGAATctgacagttttgtttttttttttttttaaggagaggaCAAAGACCCAGTTGGCAAGATGTCATCTGTCGGTTGCCTCAACTCCATCTGAACAGGGAGAGTAATGACACAGCTTTCCCCACCCTCCCAGCAGCTCAGGAAAAGAGGAAACCAACAGCCTCCTCCCTCCCTGGGGGCCCTTCCCAAAGCCTGCTGCAGTTACCCCTCTGGTGAGCAGGGATCGCTTGCCGGAATCTTCCATCACCAACCTTCCcagtctcctcacctctcctcgtTGATGCCACACATGCGAATCCGGTCAGAACTGGTCCAGTTGTGCACCCCGCTGTAGAGCGGTGCTGTAGAAAGCATGACAGCCACTGGCCACCAGATGGGACTTGCTATGGCCACTCCCcctggagaaaaaggaaccccccccaaaaaatcaaaACTCTTGTTTTAGCCACCTTGCACACAGAAACGTTTAGACACAGGCCATGAGGGAGCCTAGATGTAAAACTGTCTCTTTCATAAGCCGGCCAGTTCCAGAACATTCAGGGCTCGCTGGtgatgttgggggtgggggtatgggGGCAGGACAGTGTGGCAGCACCAGCTTTCTAGAAATGCATAGGATTTTGGACCGCCAGGAACATCCTGTTAATCACCCAGAGTGATTTCTACATTATCTTAAAGACAGATAAGCTCAAGAGTTTGGGAAACTCCATCTGTTTCAGACAAACGAGATGGCAGTCTTTCTTTGACACACGTTTACCTAAGCAGCTACACTTAGAGGGCCCTTCTTACATACAAAcagcacttttcttttctttttttttttattatttaacagaacagagagaaactgagagggaaaggggagagagaaagagagacatatgaagccctgcttcaccactaatgaagctttttcccctctgcaggtggagactgagggtttGATCTtggttccttgcacttggtaatgtgtgtgctcagccaagtatgccaccacccagtcctcttaACAGTGATTTGAAAAATGACTagaggagggaccaggcagtggtgcacctggttaagcacacacattacagtgcacaaggacccaggttcaagcccctggaccctacctgcagggggaaagcttcacaagtagtaaagcagagctgcagggctgtctcttttcctatctcacccttccctttcaatttatgtataataatattaaaaataaataaaatatgttttaaaagaaaggaaaaatgactgggGGTCCTGCTCTTGACCTCTCTAGCACATATGGGTATGGCAGAATCAAGGTGAAATGACCAATGAGAGCACTCCAGAGAGGGCACACACTTTCTTCAGAAGCCCATAAAAAATGCTctgaactgggggccaggtgagggtgcacctggctgagcacagttGCCATGTACAAGCCCCAAACCCTGTCCCCacattcagggaggaagcttactaagtggtgaagcagtgctgcaggtgtctctttttctcttcctatcccccttctctctcaatttctctctgcccaattcaaaaaaatgaaaacataaatatttttggtttcttgtttatttgtttgcttgataggacaaagagaatttgagagggggagggaagacagagagggaaagagaaaatgaggcacttgcagctctgcttcactatttgtgaagcttctttactgcaggtggtgagcagggctcaaatccaggtcctcgagcactgagtcatgtgtgcactcaactgggtgcaccacagcccatcccctaagaaaataaataaataaatgctctgTTCAGACTGCAAGTTGGGAGCTCAAGAGGTCTAAAACACATACTCTGGGTAGTACCCAGACCAAAAGTAAGCAGAAAAGCATAAAGTCATGCGCCTCCACTAAGAATCACATCTCTGTCCTTGTCCCTTCCTATCAGTCTGTCACCACCCCCCTACCAGCCAACACTCAGCTCTCGCTGTTGACAATCAGTACACTGCCAAGTGACCTTCTAGAcatcaagaagagagagagagagacagagagagagagagagagagagagaagagagccaTGCAGTGGCACATTCAGTCAGTTGATCACACATACTACAAGGCACAAATCACCCAAGTTCAGCCCACACtccacccccagaccccaccagcagggaggaagtttcacaagtggtgatgcagtattTTAggtatccccctttcctctcaatttctttctgtctctagccaataaataataagtaaatgaaatatttaaaaaagaaaaaaaggaaagaaaaaaagagatcatTCGATGGTCTTGTATCAAGATCCTTAAACTCTTAGAGTGACTTATCATCAGCTGAAATTCTTACTCCTCAAAGCACAACTAACAAAATCCTCTAGACAGCTGGTCTCCACTGTGCTGAGAAGCCAATCATAGCAAGATCAAGTCATGTTGTCCAGGACTGGTTTCACTTAGCTGCTGTAGCTGCTGTGCACCTTTTAGAGACAGATTACCATCAATACAGTCTCAGCCATCAACAGCTATACACTGAGCCCTTATGATGTGGCAGCACTGGTGAGCATAATGGGAATCCCACAATGAGCCCAAAAGATTTGGGCCGCTGAAATAGCccactggatagtgtgctgctttgccatgagcctggccccacccaccacattgaaagaagcctcactgctgtagtctctctctctccttctgtgccccccccacctttttataTAGTTTATACCCTCATGGAATGAGACAAACACTAGATGTGTTATAGGCTTAACATCATGGTATGGTATTCTGGAAGGGGGTATAACACAAGGGCTTGAGGATGGTCATGGGCAGAGTGGG from Erinaceus europaeus chromosome X, mEriEur2.1, whole genome shotgun sequence includes the following:
- the BCORL1 gene encoding BCL-6 corepressor-like protein 1 isoform X1, which gives rise to MLSTAPLYSGVHNWTSSDRIRMCGINEERRAPLSDEESTTGDRQHFGSQEFCVSSSFSKVELTAVGSGIGARGADPDGSATEKLGHKSEDKPNDPQPQMDYAGNVGEAEGLLVALSSPGDGLPVADSTEASDSRADASWTPLSTQMNSQVDCSSAGVKALDSRHSAGEKNTFILATLGSGVSVEGTLPLVTTNFSPLPAPLCPPAPGSASVPPSVPDPFQVPLSVPTPVPHSGLVPVQVATSGLAPSPPLAPGPAPLAPAPPSVPTLLSDSSPLSVSASVLVPVPASAPPSGPGSLPAPAPTPLPAPVSAPPLALIQAPVPPTAPTLVLAPVPTPVLAPLPASTPPAAPAPPSVPMPTPTPSSGPPSTPTLIPAFAPTPVPAPTPAPIFTPAPTPMPAATPTAIPTSAPIPASFSLSRVCFPAAQTPAMQKVPLSFQPGTVLTPSQPLVYIPPPSCGQPLSVATLPTTLGVSSTLTLPVLPSYLQDRCLPGVLASPELRSYPYAFSVARPLPSDSKLVSLEVNRLPCTSPPSSTSTQPAPDGVPGPLADASLSTTSAKVLPPPQPLLPAPTVSSAPSHPAKMPGGPEQQAEGASVTFSPLKSPPQLEREMASPPECSEMPLDLSSKSNRQKLPLPNQRKTPPMPVLTPVHTSSKALLSTVLSRSQRTTQAAASNVTSCLGSTSSPLVIFPEIVRNGDPSTWVKNSTALISTIPGTYVGVANPVPASLLLNKDPNLGLNRDPRHLPKQEPISIIDQGEPKSTTAPCSKKGSQTGTDGQPSTVKRYTPTRIAPGLPGCQSKELSPWKPAGPANIYPRCSVNGKPTSTQVLPVGWSPYHQASLLSIGISSAGQLTPSQGVPTRPTSVVSEFSNVSSLGPSEVVHGLPEGQPRPGGPFPPEQDTGTKNKTCRIAAKPYEEQVNPVLLTLSPQTGTLALSVQPNTGDRRVNQGPEESESHLSPDSSPKVEGLQGGCGLKLAGDTKPKNQVLATYMSHELVLATPQNLRKMPELPLLPHDNRPKELILDVVPSSKRGSGTELSQLGSQVDLGRVKMEKVDGDVVFNLATCFRADGLPVAPQHSQAEVQSKTSQARVKQESGGAFPCKNKWQPDSGVTDGGTETLPSKKMKCSKEKEKEGEEPQPQAKVTGRTSHGPKCRKSPGDPQEPTKKIPRGTPDSGKEHNGVRVKHKHRKLTKPESQSPGKPAEGHEEGSLEKKAKSSFRDFIPVVLSTRTRSQSGSICSPFAAMADNDMGSQEVFPTEEEEEVTPNPAKRLKVRKAQQDTQYRSHHAQDKTLLSQGRRHLWRTREMPWTTEAARQLWDTNEEEEEEDEEEGLVKRKKRRRQKSRKYHTGEYLTEQEEEQRRKGRADLKARKQKTSSQSSAEHRLRNRSLPLPSKAQGLSDSPNGFLPSNLEEPACLGNSEKPSGKRKCKTKHMVTASEETKGKGRWSQQRTRSPKSPTPMKPTEPCTPSKSRNAGPEEASESPTARQIPPEARRLIVNKNAGETLLQRAARLGYKDVVLYCLQKDSEDVNHRDNAGYTALHEACSRGWTDILNILLEHGANVNCSAQDGTRPVHDAVVNDNLETMWLLLSYGADPTLATYSGQTAMKLASSDTMKRFLSDHLSDLQGRAEGDPGVSWDFYSSSVLEEKDGFACDLLHNPPGNSDHEGNDEEDDDFMFELSDKPLLPCYNLQVSVSRGPCNWFLFTDVLKRLKLSSRIFQARFPHFEIATLPKAEFFRQVASSQLLTPSEWPGGLDTRSAAPGSSETVELVRYEPELIRLLGSEVEFQSWNS